The Streptomyces camelliae genome window below encodes:
- a CDS encoding alkaline phosphatase family protein: MSGSSVYRRARTAVASATAFAAVAVGLWTGLGGESAHAAGAVPSPDHVVVVVFENHAYSQVIGSSSAPYINSLKSGGANLTQSYAETHPSQPNYYALFSGDTQGITDDSCVTPGFSSADNLASEVIAAGKTWASYNEDLPSQGDTSCSSGDYAQKHNPWFGFSNVPTDSAMTFDQFPTDYSTLPQMSFVTPNLCSDMHDCSVSTGDTWLKNNLGAYATWAKTHNSLLVVTFDEDNRLSGNRIPTVLYGQSVAAGSSSSTTYNHYDLLRTLEDLEGLSTHAGNASSAQDISGIWAS; encoded by the coding sequence GTGTCCGGCAGTTCCGTGTACCGCCGTGCCCGTACCGCCGTGGCGTCGGCAACCGCCTTCGCCGCGGTCGCCGTCGGGCTGTGGACCGGACTCGGTGGCGAGTCCGCGCACGCCGCTGGCGCCGTGCCGAGCCCGGACCACGTGGTCGTCGTGGTCTTCGAGAACCATGCGTACAGCCAGGTCATCGGTTCCTCCAGCGCGCCGTACATCAACTCGCTGAAGTCGGGAGGTGCCAACCTGACGCAGTCGTACGCCGAGACCCACCCGAGCCAGCCGAACTACTACGCCCTGTTCTCCGGCGACACGCAGGGCATCACGGACGACAGCTGTGTCACGCCCGGCTTCTCCTCGGCGGACAACCTCGCGTCCGAGGTGATCGCCGCGGGCAAAACCTGGGCCAGCTACAACGAGGATCTGCCCAGCCAGGGCGACACCTCGTGCAGCAGCGGCGACTACGCCCAGAAGCACAACCCCTGGTTCGGGTTCAGCAACGTGCCGACAGACAGCGCCATGACGTTCGACCAGTTCCCGACGGACTACTCGACGCTGCCCCAGATGTCCTTCGTGACCCCCAACTTGTGCAGCGACATGCACGACTGCTCGGTGTCCACCGGTGACACCTGGCTGAAGAACAACCTGGGCGCCTACGCCACGTGGGCCAAGACTCACAACAGTCTGCTCGTCGTCACGTTCGACGAGGACAATCGGCTGAGTGGCAACCGGATCCCCACCGTGCTGTACGGGCAGTCGGTTGCCGCCGGGTCGTCCAGCTCCACGACGTACAACCACTACGACCTGCTGCGCACCCTGGAGGACCTGGAGGGGCTGAGCACGCACGCCGGCAACGCCTCCTCCGCTCAGGACATCTCCGGCATCTGGGCGTCCTGA
- a CDS encoding MFS transporter — MYVADSRANLAASADGAVRSVTGRRRAAVAPAVFALGAVSLITDVSSEMVTAVLPLYLVTGLGLSPLGFGLLDGVYNGFSALVRLVGGHLADRGGGRHKWVAGFGYAVSAVCKPLLLVAHSLTPIGLVLAADRTGKGLRTAPRDALISLSSTAEGRGRAFGVHRAMDTAGALLGPLVAFLILRATVDGYDAVFTVSFCVAVVGVVVLVLFVPGGRGERVPAGERPTLSAAVRLLGRRDLRRITVCALLLGLATVSDSFVYLLLQRRLGVPDRWFALLPLGTAASFLLLAVPLGRLADRVGRWAVFLAGHGALLVAYALLLTSWHGGGLPYVVLALHGAFYAATDGVLMAVASDGVPEALRSSGLALVQTGQAMARFACSLLFGAAWTVWGDRAALSGAAVALVGCALFSVTLRPKNAKGAVAA, encoded by the coding sequence GTGTACGTAGCGGACAGCCGCGCGAACCTGGCGGCGTCCGCGGACGGTGCTGTCCGGTCGGTGACCGGGCGGCGCCGTGCCGCGGTCGCTCCCGCCGTCTTCGCCCTGGGAGCGGTCAGTCTCATCACCGACGTCTCGTCCGAGATGGTCACCGCCGTACTGCCGTTGTATCTCGTCACCGGGCTCGGTCTGTCGCCCCTGGGCTTCGGGCTGCTCGACGGTGTCTACAACGGCTTCTCGGCGCTCGTACGGCTCGTGGGCGGGCACCTGGCGGATCGTGGTGGCGGGCGGCACAAGTGGGTCGCCGGGTTCGGATATGCCGTCTCGGCCGTGTGCAAGCCGTTGTTGCTCGTCGCTCACTCGCTGACGCCGATCGGGCTGGTGCTCGCGGCCGACCGGACGGGGAAGGGGCTGCGGACCGCTCCGCGCGATGCCCTCATCTCGCTGTCCAGTACGGCTGAGGGCCGGGGGCGGGCCTTCGGGGTGCACCGGGCCATGGACACCGCCGGTGCACTGCTCGGGCCGTTGGTCGCGTTCCTGATTCTCCGGGCCACCGTGGACGGGTACGACGCCGTGTTCACCGTCAGCTTCTGTGTGGCTGTGGTGGGTGTGGTGGTGCTCGTTCTGTTCGTGCCCGGCGGGCGTGGTGAGAGGGTTCCGGCGGGCGAGCGGCCCACCCTGTCGGCCGCCGTACGGCTGCTCGGGCGTCGTGATCTGCGCCGGATCACCGTGTGTGCGCTGCTGCTGGGGCTCGCCACGGTGAGTGACTCGTTCGTGTATCTGCTGCTCCAGCGGCGGCTGGGGGTGCCGGATCGGTGGTTCGCCCTGCTGCCGCTCGGTACGGCCGCCTCCTTCCTGCTGCTCGCCGTCCCGCTCGGGCGGCTCGCGGACCGGGTGGGGCGGTGGGCCGTGTTTCTGGCCGGTCATGGGGCGCTGCTCGTCGCGTACGCGCTCCTTCTCACGTCGTGGCACGGGGGCGGGCTGCCGTACGTCGTCCTCGCGCTGCACGGTGCCTTCTACGCCGCCACGGACGGGGTGCTGATGGCGGTGGCCTCGGACGGGGTGCCGGAGGCGTTGCGCTCCTCGGGGCTGGCCCTTGTGCAGACCGGGCAGGCGATGGCCCGGTTCGCCTGCTCGCTGCTGTTCGGCGCCGCCTGGACGGTGTGGGGCGACCGGGCGGCGCTGAGCGGGGCGGCCGTGGCGCTGGTCGGCTGTGCGCTCTTCTCTGTCACGCTTCGACCGAAGAATGCGAAAGGTGCCGTCGCCGCATGA